From the Halodesulfovibrio aestuarii DSM 17919 = ATCC 29578 genome, one window contains:
- a CDS encoding ABC transporter ATP-binding protein, whose translation MLLELRDLHVKYGNVEALHGINLTVDEGEIVTILGANGAGKSTTLNSICGLVKATQGEILLDGQPIHSVPAHNIVKLGISQSPEGRRVFSTLTVEENMDLGAFTLKDKGVIERNREWIYDLFPRLLERRTQLAGTLSGGEQQMLAIGRALMSNPRLLLLDEPSLGLAPILVKSIFETIRKINKHGLTVILVEQNARAALKLADRGYVMEVGNIVLADDAKTLLANPEIQSAYLGGKGL comes from the coding sequence ATGCTACTTGAACTTCGTGATCTGCATGTAAAATACGGTAACGTTGAGGCCCTGCACGGCATCAATCTTACTGTTGACGAAGGTGAGATCGTCACCATCCTTGGTGCAAACGGGGCAGGAAAATCCACCACGTTGAATTCAATTTGTGGACTTGTAAAAGCGACCCAAGGTGAAATTCTTCTCGATGGGCAACCGATCCATTCTGTTCCGGCACATAATATCGTTAAACTGGGAATTTCTCAGTCTCCGGAAGGGCGTCGTGTATTTTCTACACTTACGGTAGAAGAAAATATGGATCTGGGCGCGTTTACCTTGAAAGATAAAGGGGTGATCGAGCGTAACCGGGAATGGATATATGACCTTTTCCCTCGCTTGCTTGAGCGACGAACCCAGTTGGCAGGTACGCTTTCCGGTGGAGAGCAGCAGATGCTTGCAATTGGTCGTGCTCTTATGTCCAATCCACGCTTATTGCTTCTGGACGAACCTTCTCTTGGTCTTGCACCTATTCTTGTAAAATCTATTTTTGAAACAATTCGCAAAATCAACAAACACGGTCTCACCGTGATTCTCGTTGAACAAAATGCACGTGCCGCACTAAAACTTGCTGATCGTGGCTACGTTATGGAAGTAGGGAATATTGTTCTTGCAGATGATGCTAAGACTCTACTGGCCAACCCTGAGATCCAGTCTGCTTACCTTGGTGGTAAGGGTCTGTAA
- a CDS encoding ABC transporter ATP-binding protein — translation MSLVELKNLTKTFGGLLAVNDVSFSVEKGSIVGLIGPNGAGKTTVFNLITGNYIPDTGEAIFNGKNVVGMQTHRIVNLGIARTFQTIRLFKSLNALENVLSGCHCRMKSGVFASMFRTSAQRAEEKHVLEKAMAELEFVGLKDQWNIQADSLSYGNQRLLEIARALATEPKFIILDEPAGGMNDQETQELIDIIKAIRDRGITVLLIEHDMSLVMKICEHLIVLEYGAVIAEGDPETIKNDPRVIEAYLGADDDLL, via the coding sequence ATGAGTCTTGTAGAGCTTAAAAATCTTACCAAAACTTTTGGTGGACTGCTTGCCGTTAATGACGTTTCTTTCAGTGTAGAAAAAGGTTCTATTGTAGGTCTTATCGGCCCTAACGGCGCTGGCAAGACCACTGTATTTAACCTGATTACCGGTAACTATATTCCAGATACCGGAGAAGCGATTTTCAACGGTAAAAATGTGGTTGGTATGCAGACCCACCGCATTGTTAACCTTGGTATCGCACGCACCTTTCAGACTATTCGTCTTTTTAAAAGCTTGAACGCGTTAGAGAACGTACTTTCCGGCTGCCATTGCCGTATGAAATCCGGTGTGTTTGCTTCCATGTTCCGCACTTCTGCCCAGCGTGCCGAAGAAAAGCATGTGCTTGAAAAAGCGATGGCAGAACTTGAGTTTGTTGGACTTAAAGATCAGTGGAATATTCAGGCTGATAGTCTTTCTTACGGAAACCAGCGTTTGCTGGAAATTGCCCGTGCATTGGCAACAGAGCCCAAGTTCATTATTCTTGATGAACCTGCTGGCGGCATGAACGATCAAGAAACGCAGGAGCTTATTGATATTATCAAGGCCATTCGTGATCGTGGTATTACTGTGCTTCTTATTGAACATGACATGAGTCTTGTAATGAAGATCTGTGAGCATCTCATTGTACTTGAATACGGTGCTGTTATCGCGGAAGGCGATCCGGAAACTATTAAAAATGATCCCCGGGTTATCGAAGCGTATCTCGGTGCTGACGATGATCTGCTGTAA
- a CDS encoding YgiQ family radical SAM protein — MTKTWNQKSERQVLGRAPLEQPAFLPMSKKEMDELGWDELDILFITGDSYVDHPSFAASLLGRWLVAHGYRVGIIAQPRWDKTDDILAMGRPRLFASVSAGAIDSMLAHYTAFRKKRHDDAYTPGGKAGARPNRATIVYSNLVRSAFPNIPVVIGGIEASLRRITHYDFWTDKLRRSILLDSKADCVVYGMGEYAMLHLAHILDQYGETSGTPFSYIAQEVRGVAYMGTREDIPPQAKIVELPSHEDIEADGKQLMTATLTLERHVQKADEWAIQPVGKRAVILAPPALPLSEEEMDELYGLPYAKTQHPSYKEKIPCVDMMTTSITTHRGCGGGCSFCSLALHQGRRIASRSKESIMREVEALTRNKRFNGSISDVGGPSANMWQAYCKVSPEKCKRQSCMYPKVCPQFTVNQAEGIMLLRDIQKIKGIKNVRVASGVRYDLAQKEETALRAYTMEFTGGQLKVAPEHICDGVLNRMRKPGLASFEKFLNAFKQYSEQAGKEQYVIPYLMSAFPGCTDNHMHELGNWLRARGWQPQQVQCFIPTPGTVATASYYARIDEKGDEIFVARSDAERLRQHHILIPSVGHKNSKASRGKRSAYTAKQTNAKQTNNKHDSGKRGSSRFSERDSKKRSRQSQRDPQSGQGKASPFSVNKS; from the coding sequence ATGACAAAAACATGGAATCAAAAATCAGAGCGTCAAGTTCTCGGCCGTGCACCGCTTGAACAACCAGCATTTCTTCCTATGTCCAAAAAGGAAATGGATGAACTCGGTTGGGATGAACTTGATATACTCTTCATCACTGGCGACTCTTACGTTGATCACCCGAGCTTTGCAGCCTCCCTTCTAGGGCGCTGGCTTGTAGCACACGGCTATCGCGTAGGCATTATTGCCCAACCTCGCTGGGACAAAACGGATGACATTCTTGCAATGGGGCGTCCGCGTCTATTCGCTTCTGTAAGCGCAGGAGCCATTGATTCCATGTTGGCGCACTACACTGCATTTAGGAAAAAACGCCATGACGATGCGTACACCCCCGGTGGAAAAGCCGGTGCGAGGCCTAACCGTGCCACGATTGTTTATTCCAACCTCGTCCGCAGTGCGTTTCCCAATATTCCAGTAGTCATCGGCGGCATTGAAGCTTCACTTCGACGCATCACGCACTACGATTTCTGGACAGACAAACTGCGCCGCTCTATTCTTCTTGATAGTAAAGCAGACTGTGTCGTTTACGGCATGGGTGAATACGCTATGCTGCACCTTGCCCATATTCTTGACCAGTACGGTGAGACATCCGGCACACCGTTTTCGTACATTGCGCAGGAGGTGCGCGGAGTCGCCTACATGGGAACCCGCGAGGATATTCCGCCACAGGCAAAAATCGTGGAGCTCCCATCACACGAAGATATAGAAGCTGACGGTAAACAGCTCATGACGGCCACCCTTACACTTGAACGCCATGTTCAAAAAGCTGATGAATGGGCAATACAGCCCGTCGGTAAGCGGGCGGTTATTCTAGCTCCGCCAGCCCTGCCTCTGTCTGAAGAAGAGATGGACGAGCTCTACGGCCTGCCATACGCAAAAACACAGCATCCATCCTACAAAGAAAAAATTCCGTGTGTTGATATGATGACAACCAGCATCACAACGCACCGGGGCTGTGGTGGAGGCTGTTCATTTTGTTCGCTTGCACTGCATCAGGGCAGAAGAATTGCCTCACGAAGTAAAGAATCCATCATGAGAGAAGTTGAAGCCCTCACCCGCAACAAACGATTCAACGGATCTATAAGCGACGTGGGAGGCCCTTCCGCTAACATGTGGCAAGCATACTGTAAGGTTAGCCCTGAAAAATGTAAGCGCCAAAGCTGCATGTATCCCAAAGTGTGCCCGCAATTTACAGTAAATCAGGCAGAAGGCATTATGCTGCTGCGCGATATCCAAAAAATTAAGGGAATCAAAAACGTTCGTGTTGCCAGCGGGGTCCGCTACGATCTCGCACAAAAAGAAGAAACTGCCCTTCGTGCATACACCATGGAATTTACCGGTGGTCAGCTCAAAGTAGCACCCGAACACATTTGCGATGGCGTGCTGAACCGCATGCGGAAGCCGGGTCTTGCTTCCTTTGAAAAATTTCTGAACGCATTCAAACAATACTCTGAACAAGCCGGAAAAGAACAATATGTGATCCCGTATCTCATGAGTGCGTTCCCGGGCTGTACCGACAACCACATGCACGAACTAGGCAACTGGCTTCGCGCCCGTGGCTGGCAGCCACAGCAAGTCCAGTGTTTCATCCCGACACCAGGCACGGTGGCAACAGCATCCTACTATGCTCGCATAGATGAAAAAGGAGACGAAATTTTTGTCGCTCGCTCCGATGCTGAACGTCTCCGACAGCACCACATCCTGATACCGAGCGTTGGACACAAGAATTCCAAAGCATCGCGAGGAAAGCGCAGCGCATATACTGCAAAACAAACTAATGCTAAGCAAACGAACAACAAGCATGATTCCGGCAAGCGCGGCTCCAGTAGATTTTCCGAACGCGACAGCAAGAAACGTAGTCGTCAATCTCAGCGCGATCCTCAATCAGGCCAAGGCAAGGCATCCCCGTTCTCAGTAAACAAAAGCTGA
- a CDS encoding LysE family translocator → MSLALFYFFLKGLLIGLTIAAPVGPVGVLCIHRTLKYGKLVGVISGLGAASADLFYGAVAAFGLVAITNLITDSSNIIKLVGGILFIAIGIHMLRQQPTFVSDTDSVQIEQNKPSLLTAWISTFVLTAMNPGTIIAFTVIFATFGINGDAGAPGAAALVLGVFLGSAIWWCGLSFFASAMRAYVKQHSRIINKVSGTIIIVFGTASLVSLLFEL, encoded by the coding sequence ATGAGCCTTGCCCTTTTTTACTTTTTCCTCAAGGGTCTTTTGATCGGACTCACTATCGCTGCACCTGTTGGCCCTGTCGGGGTTCTGTGTATCCATAGGACACTAAAATATGGAAAACTTGTCGGCGTAATATCTGGCCTTGGAGCTGCCTCAGCAGACCTTTTCTATGGAGCGGTTGCGGCATTCGGACTTGTTGCTATAACAAACCTTATTACAGACTCCAGCAACATTATTAAGCTCGTTGGTGGCATACTTTTTATCGCTATCGGCATCCATATGTTGCGTCAGCAGCCCACTTTTGTTTCAGATACAGACAGTGTGCAAATCGAGCAAAACAAACCAAGTCTACTCACAGCATGGATCAGCACATTCGTTCTAACTGCCATGAATCCGGGTACAATCATCGCATTTACTGTTATTTTTGCTACTTTCGGCATCAATGGCGATGCAGGAGCCCCCGGCGCAGCGGCACTGGTTCTCGGCGTTTTCCTTGGCTCAGCCATCTGGTGGTGCGGTCTTTCCTTCTTTGCAAGTGCAATGCGCGCATACGTTAAGCAGCATAGTCGAATTATCAACAAAGTTTCCGGTACAATCATTATCGTATTCGGTACGGCGTCACTAGTTAGTCTACTTTTTGAACTGTAG
- a CDS encoding branched-chain amino acid ABC transporter substrate-binding protein encodes MKRFMRVLVFGLVASLLMASAALADTIKIGLQAPLTGKYASEGLDMKNLVEILAAKINADGGVNGKQIEIIAEDDAFDPKTAALAAQRLITSDVVGVIGTYGSSITEAAQDIYDEEDVIQIATGSTMVRLTEKGLANFFRTCPRDDSQGAAAAQVLKDRGYKRIAILHDNSSYAKGLADETRKLLDEKSVVFFDALNPGEQDYNTILTKIKGFNPDVIFYTGYFNEAGLLLRQKKEMKWDVAMMGGDATNNLDLVKIAGNDAAKGFFFVSPPGVNDLTSPFAKDILDKYKAEFNALPASIWSVFAGDAFLALVEAIRQTDSTDPEVLSDYLRNKMENYPGLTGTIAFDKKGDRSGKFYRLSEVNANGEFVMLP; translated from the coding sequence ATGAAAAGATTTATGCGCGTTTTAGTCTTCGGGTTGGTTGCTTCTTTGTTGATGGCATCTGCCGCACTGGCAGATACTATTAAAATCGGCTTGCAGGCACCGCTCACGGGCAAATATGCATCTGAAGGTCTTGATATGAAGAATCTTGTTGAGATTCTTGCTGCTAAAATTAATGCCGATGGTGGTGTTAACGGTAAGCAGATTGAAATTATTGCTGAAGACGATGCATTTGACCCTAAAACAGCAGCTCTTGCCGCACAGCGTCTTATTACTTCCGATGTGGTGGGCGTTATTGGTACCTATGGCTCTTCTATTACTGAAGCAGCGCAGGATATTTATGATGAAGAAGATGTTATTCAGATTGCAACTGGTTCTACCATGGTGCGTTTGACTGAGAAAGGTCTTGCCAACTTCTTCCGTACTTGTCCTCGTGACGATTCCCAAGGCGCAGCCGCAGCGCAGGTTTTGAAAGATCGCGGATACAAACGTATTGCTATCCTGCATGATAACTCTTCCTATGCGAAGGGCTTGGCAGACGAAACTCGTAAACTTCTTGACGAAAAAAGTGTTGTTTTTTTTGATGCACTCAACCCGGGTGAACAGGACTACAATACTATTCTTACCAAAATTAAAGGCTTCAACCCGGATGTAATTTTCTATACTGGTTACTTTAATGAAGCAGGCTTGTTGCTTCGCCAGAAAAAAGAAATGAAATGGGATGTTGCAATGATGGGCGGCGATGCTACCAACAACCTTGACCTTGTTAAGATTGCAGGTAACGATGCGGCTAAAGGCTTCTTTTTCGTGAGCCCTCCGGGTGTTAACGATCTTACTTCTCCTTTTGCTAAAGATATTCTGGATAAGTACAAGGCTGAGTTCAATGCCTTGCCTGCTTCTATCTGGTCTGTATTTGCCGGCGATGCGTTCCTCGCACTCGTGGAAGCAATTCGTCAGACAGATTCTACTGATCCAGAAGTCCTTTCCGATTATTTACGTAACAAAATGGAAAACTACCCGGGGCTTACCGGCACTATCGCTTTTGATAAAAAAGGTGACCGTTCCGGCAAGTTCTATCGCCTTAGCGAGGTTAATGCTAATGGCGAATTCGTGATGTTACCGTAG
- a CDS encoding terminase small subunit, translating to MKKATNESRKLSAKQQHFIDEYVIDFNGRLAACRAGYAERAALTTAGRLLAMPEVADGIQKRLQELSERGQVTRDAVVRELAAVGFASLRDVCAWDDGHLTLVSSQDLSNAQAASIAEISETVTTRGGTVRVKQHSKLKALEMLAKHVGLYDSPEVEQDGKSLEELSPVLKKRLEAIYGIITDEAKTGG from the coding sequence ATGAAAAAGGCGACAAATGAATCCAGAAAACTTTCTGCCAAGCAACAGCATTTTATTGATGAATATGTTATCGATTTTAATGGACGTCTTGCTGCTTGCAGGGCGGGCTACGCGGAAAGGGCTGCATTGACAACGGCAGGTCGACTGCTTGCTATGCCTGAAGTTGCTGATGGCATTCAAAAACGTCTACAGGAGCTTTCAGAACGTGGGCAGGTGACGCGGGATGCCGTGGTTCGAGAATTGGCTGCGGTAGGTTTTGCCAGCTTGAGAGATGTCTGTGCTTGGGATGACGGCCATCTTACACTTGTTAGTTCACAAGACTTGAGTAACGCACAGGCCGCATCCATTGCAGAGATTTCAGAGACTGTTACAACCCGGGGAGGAACAGTTCGAGTAAAACAGCATTCAAAATTAAAGGCTCTTGAGATGCTTGCAAAGCATGTCGGGCTTTATGATTCGCCTGAAGTAGAGCAAGATGGGAAGAGTTTAGAAGAATTGTCACCAGTATTGAAAAAGCGACTTGAAGCTATTTATGGAATAATTACGGATGAAGCAAAGACTGGGGGATGA
- a CDS encoding EVE domain-containing protein gives MANYWLVKSEPGCYSIDTLENEPEQITSWDGVRNYQARNFMRDEMKLGDKVLFYHSVTNPSVVGLCEVVRESYPDHTAWDPEDGHFDPKSTEENPRWFMVDVKFVEKFPRAISLKELRQVPGLENMELLRKGSRLSVMPVDKKEFDIICNLAKEQA, from the coding sequence ATGGCTAACTACTGGCTGGTTAAATCTGAACCTGGCTGCTACTCCATCGACACTCTGGAAAATGAGCCGGAACAAATAACATCATGGGACGGTGTTCGTAATTATCAGGCACGTAACTTCATGCGCGACGAAATGAAACTTGGCGACAAGGTGCTGTTTTATCACAGTGTCACCAACCCTTCAGTTGTCGGGCTATGTGAAGTTGTACGAGAAAGTTATCCCGATCATACAGCGTGGGATCCGGAAGACGGTCATTTTGATCCTAAATCAACAGAAGAAAACCCCCGCTGGTTTATGGTAGATGTTAAGTTTGTAGAGAAGTTTCCGAGAGCCATTTCGTTAAAAGAATTACGTCAGGTTCCGGGACTGGAAAACATGGAATTATTACGCAAAGGCTCCCGTCTTTCTGTAATGCCCGTGGATAAAAAAGAATTTGATATCATCTGCAACCTTGCAAAGGAGCAGGCATGA
- a CDS encoding branched-chain amino acid ABC transporter permease, with protein MEEFFQQLTNGLAVGGIYALIALGYTMVYGVLKLINFAHGDLFTIGAFLGLTLLTSLGLTDSVGPVAGLLVLAVMVVILVGVVGFLLERVAYRPLRTSPRLSAVVSALGASIFFQNAIMLIWGARPLVYPHGLLPNITVDVFGVELPLIRIIMFAISVVLMCGLYYLTHKTRIGTAIRAAAIDQGAAKLMGIDVNRVISLVFMIGPALGGAAGVMVGLYYGQINFTMGWLYGLKAFTAAILGGIGNIPGAMLGGLILGVVESLGAAYISIAWKDAISFLVLILILIVRPTGLLGERVADKV; from the coding sequence ATGGAAGAATTTTTTCAGCAGCTAACAAATGGTTTGGCGGTTGGCGGTATTTATGCCCTCATCGCACTTGGTTACACCATGGTATATGGTGTATTAAAATTGATTAACTTTGCACATGGTGACCTGTTCACTATTGGTGCCTTTTTAGGACTTACGCTGCTTACATCGCTAGGCCTTACTGACTCTGTCGGACCAGTTGCAGGGTTGTTGGTACTGGCAGTGATGGTTGTAATTCTTGTTGGTGTAGTTGGCTTTCTGCTTGAGCGAGTTGCCTACCGCCCGCTTAGAACGTCACCGCGTCTTTCAGCAGTTGTAAGTGCCCTCGGTGCATCCATCTTTTTCCAGAATGCAATCATGCTTATCTGGGGCGCCCGCCCGCTCGTGTACCCGCATGGCCTGTTGCCTAATATCACTGTGGATGTTTTCGGTGTGGAACTTCCTTTAATCCGCATCATTATGTTCGCGATTTCTGTCGTGCTCATGTGTGGTCTATATTATCTGACACACAAAACACGCATTGGTACTGCAATTCGTGCTGCTGCCATTGATCAGGGTGCAGCAAAACTTATGGGGATTGATGTAAACCGCGTAATCAGTCTTGTATTTATGATCGGCCCTGCTCTTGGCGGTGCAGCTGGTGTTATGGTTGGTCTGTACTATGGTCAGATTAACTTTACGATGGGTTGGCTGTACGGTCTTAAAGCGTTTACTGCTGCGATTCTTGGCGGCATTGGTAACATTCCGGGTGCGATGCTCGGCGGCTTGATTCTTGGTGTTGTTGAGTCCCTTGGAGCAGCATACATCTCCATTGCATGGAAAGATGCCATCTCCTTCCTTGTTCTCATTCTCATTTTGATCGTCCGTCCTACCGGACTATTGGGCGAAAGGGTGGCTGACAAGGTATGA
- a CDS encoding branched-chain amino acid ABC transporter permease, translating to MIIKKQDILYLAGAALFACSPLVLDAYWTDVLNNIGLYAILALSLNIILGQCGLFQMGHAAFFAVGAYSSAILNTMFDIPLLWTMPVAGILAGLFGLIVARPIIHLRGDYLLIVTIGIVEIIRIALINDVGGLTGGANGIFGIDRPILFGLKIKRPHQFFYLIWGFCAATIFLFHRLENSRFGRALNYIKDDDVAAEGSGIDISRYKLTAFVIGAFWAGMVGTIFAGKMKIISPESFSFWESVLLFTIVILGGMGSIRGVLLGAFLIIGLPELFRDFASARMLIFGAAMVAMMIFRTQGLLPPLPRRYDVSRFFSKAEGEQS from the coding sequence ATGATCATTAAAAAGCAAGACATACTGTACCTCGCCGGAGCTGCGTTATTTGCCTGTTCCCCTCTGGTGTTGGACGCATACTGGACTGATGTCCTCAACAATATCGGCCTGTATGCAATTCTCGCGCTTAGTTTGAATATTATTCTGGGGCAGTGTGGTTTGTTCCAGATGGGACATGCAGCGTTTTTTGCTGTCGGGGCATACTCTTCTGCAATTTTGAATACTATGTTCGATATCCCGTTGCTGTGGACCATGCCCGTAGCTGGTATTCTCGCAGGTCTTTTCGGCTTAATTGTAGCTCGGCCGATTATTCATCTTCGCGGTGATTATCTGCTGATCGTTACAATCGGTATTGTAGAAATTATTCGTATTGCTCTTATTAACGATGTCGGTGGATTAACTGGTGGTGCAAACGGCATCTTCGGTATTGACCGTCCAATATTGTTCGGTCTTAAGATTAAGCGCCCGCACCAGTTCTTTTATCTGATATGGGGCTTCTGTGCTGCAACCATTTTCCTTTTCCACAGACTGGAAAACTCACGTTTCGGCAGGGCTCTTAACTATATCAAAGATGATGATGTTGCGGCTGAAGGGTCCGGTATTGATATCTCCCGATATAAGCTCACAGCATTTGTTATCGGGGCGTTCTGGGCTGGAATGGTAGGAACTATCTTTGCCGGTAAAATGAAAATTATTTCTCCGGAATCATTCTCCTTCTGGGAATCTGTACTGCTGTTCACCATTGTTATTCTCGGTGGTATGGGATCAATTCGCGGGGTGTTGCTCGGAGCATTCCTTATTATAGGTCTGCCGGAACTTTTCCGTGATTTTGCGTCTGCCCGAATGTTAATTTTTGGTGCCGCAATGGTTGCAATGATGATTTTCCGCACACAGGGCCTGTTACCTCCGTTACCTCGAAGGTACGACGTTTCCCGCTTTTTCAGCAAAGCTGAAGGAGAACAGTCATGA
- a CDS encoding SlyX family protein, whose product MKETKERITQLEEQLYFQDKTITELNEALTSQQFQIDEIEKKMEAMILRLRQLSPALDDGGVDDGPPPHYGGNV is encoded by the coding sequence ATGAAAGAGACTAAAGAACGCATCACCCAGTTAGAAGAACAGCTCTATTTTCAGGATAAAACAATTACTGAACTTAATGAGGCACTAACCAGTCAGCAGTTCCAGATTGATGAAATAGAAAAGAAGATGGAAGCAATGATTTTGCGTCTCCGTCAGCTCAGCCCTGCACTTGACGATGGCGGAGTAGATGATGGACCACCACCACATTATGGTGGAAATGTATAA
- a CDS encoding DNA integrity scanning protein DisA nucleotide-binding domain protein: MTTMGTSHWRRSIYNILDGLSDGLSHFAGPSRVALIICLECDGPFYILDPQNLLDGHQPRLKDLFANFQETVSCDLLQEFDTVEDPQLSGLISYGGSCITLPFQMWFTEEHPDICSKGPILRWLEYAATQLCADFSQDAGLRNDTSSYVLQAYAQHAIRDYIIDKRSESLGMDTYLRIYPTLNAILGISNTREEGAWPRGKIAFVEPRFLQHVHFQASFPRMEQPLLVNLRHCRKTLQAVENTERYLISDGCTLAGIASGELPPGSLLVMFEGNHGMVKLDDELICSFASGNFLATNRKPNLVQLEEALLESNLTPEQQHNIFQYTTRVVVQARERKHGCTLVLDLNTIPRNIAGQILQSPLDLSLPENIDIACSLAKVDGALHISKSSTLLGFACLLDGRTVPGENRARGARFNSAVRFTAMHKNIITIVVSSDRPVSVIQHGIELTAQCQWKPMRYVSTPPLLTDWLEE; encoded by the coding sequence ATGACGACAATGGGCACTTCACATTGGAGAAGAAGTATTTACAATATTCTTGATGGGTTGAGTGATGGTCTGTCACACTTCGCCGGCCCCAGCCGCGTGGCGCTGATCATCTGTCTGGAATGTGATGGACCATTTTATATTCTTGATCCACAAAATTTGCTCGACGGTCACCAACCGCGTCTCAAAGATCTTTTTGCAAATTTTCAGGAAACAGTTTCCTGTGATCTGCTGCAGGAATTCGATACGGTAGAGGATCCGCAACTTTCTGGCCTGATATCCTATGGGGGCTCCTGCATAACACTTCCATTCCAGATGTGGTTCACAGAAGAACATCCAGACATCTGCTCCAAAGGCCCTATCCTTCGCTGGCTGGAATACGCAGCCACACAACTGTGTGCCGACTTCAGTCAGGATGCCGGTCTGCGCAACGATACTTCCAGTTATGTTCTACAAGCGTACGCTCAACACGCCATCCGTGATTACATCATAGACAAAAGAAGTGAATCGTTAGGAATGGATACATATTTACGTATCTATCCTACACTTAATGCAATTCTAGGTATCTCAAACACACGAGAAGAAGGCGCATGGCCGCGTGGAAAAATTGCTTTTGTTGAACCACGCTTCCTGCAGCACGTCCATTTTCAAGCATCATTTCCGCGAATGGAGCAACCTCTCCTCGTAAACCTCCGTCATTGCAGGAAGACACTTCAGGCAGTCGAAAATACAGAGCGCTATCTTATTTCAGACGGTTGTACCCTTGCCGGTATTGCTTCCGGCGAGCTTCCCCCAGGGTCGCTCCTCGTAATGTTTGAAGGAAATCACGGAATGGTAAAACTGGATGACGAACTCATTTGCAGTTTCGCATCAGGTAACTTTCTTGCAACAAACCGCAAGCCAAACCTTGTTCAACTGGAAGAAGCATTACTCGAATCCAACTTAACACCTGAACAACAGCACAATATTTTTCAGTATACAACACGTGTTGTAGTACAGGCTCGCGAACGTAAACACGGTTGCACCCTAGTACTGGATCTCAATACTATTCCACGAAATATTGCAGGACAGATACTGCAATCCCCACTTGATTTGAGCCTGCCTGAGAACATTGATATCGCTTGTTCACTTGCAAAAGTTGATGGAGCATTACACATCAGCAAGTCTTCAACACTGCTTGGTTTTGCTTGCCTACTGGATGGACGAACAGTACCCGGAGAAAATAGGGCACGTGGAGCACGATTTAACTCCGCAGTACGTTTCACTGCCATGCACAAAAACATTATTACAATAGTAGTTTCTTCTGACAGACCTGTATCCGTTATTCAGCACGGCATTGAACTTACAGCACAATGCCAATGGAAACCAATGCGCTATGTGTCCACTCCGCCACTGCTCACAGATTGGCTGGAGGAATAG
- a CDS encoding DUF3124 domain-containing protein has translation MKTHRASLMMGIFLFVVVALLPTWASARAMQKEQTLYVPAYSYIYHGNKEAKIKLTTTLSVRNTSRTESIRIVSVDYYDTDGKLLRSYVKEPVVMKPLQSLRYIVSLDDEEGGSGANFVLKWEADKAVDVPIIESIMLGTGSSYGFSFLTQGVPIE, from the coding sequence ATGAAAACTCACCGCGCGTCATTGATGATGGGAATATTTTTGTTTGTAGTAGTGGCTTTATTACCAACATGGGCCTCTGCTCGAGCAATGCAAAAAGAACAAACGTTGTATGTTCCTGCCTATTCTTACATTTATCATGGGAATAAAGAGGCAAAAATCAAGCTGACAACAACTCTGAGTGTGCGAAATACAAGCCGGACAGAGAGTATCCGTATTGTCAGTGTAGACTATTATGATACTGATGGAAAATTGTTGCGTAGCTATGTAAAAGAACCAGTTGTTATGAAGCCACTTCAGTCTCTGCGTTACATTGTAAGCCTTGACGACGAGGAAGGCGGCTCAGGTGCAAATTTTGTTCTTAAATGGGAAGCTGATAAAGCGGTAGATGTGCCTATTATTGAGAGTATAATGCTTGGCACCGGCTCTTCATATGGCTTTTCATTTCTTACTCAAGGTGTACCTATCGAATAG